TAACAATATCTAAATCGGATAAGGAAACAGTTCTTTCGAAAATCTCTTCTTTTTCTTGAGGTAAGTTTATTTTCGAAAATCCCATTTCGGTAGCTTTGTCTTCGGGATATAATTCAAAATGTTTGTAAGGAAGTGCCAAAGGTTCTGGTCTACGGGCTTTGGTGTTGAAAACTGCCCAAAAAGTTTCAGATCCTACTATTTTTTTTCCATTGACATGCATTTCAAGTGCTCTTACAGAACGGGAGTTTTCTAATGAGTTAATCCATGTTTTGACGGTGACAATATCACGCCATTTTGGCAATTCTATAATTTCTACACGCATTCTGCTTAGTACCCAAGCTTGATTGAATTCCTGCATATCGGTAAAACTAATCCCACCAACTTCGGAGTGTGCTGCTGCTGTTAGTTGTAATAAGTTACATAAATCTGTATATTTTAAATAGCCAGTGGGCGTACATTGGGTAAAATTGATTTCCCAATCTTTGCTTAGTATTGATGTGAAATTTTTATCTATTGGCATAATATAATTATGAATTATGAATTATGAATTATGAATTATGAATTATGAATTATGAATTATGAATTATGAATTATGAATTATGAATTAATTCAGTTATATACTTTATGATTTCATTTTTATTGGTCAAATAATCAAACCATTTAGTGTTTTCTTCTCGTTTGAACCAAGTAAGTTGACGTTTTGAAAATCTTCTGGTATTTTTTTTTATTTCTTCAATAGCGAAAGGAAGTGTGAATTCGTCATCAAAGTAATTGAATAATTCCCGATATCCAACAGTTTGTAATGGATTTAAGTCTTTTTGAGGATATAAAGCTTGTGCCTCTTCCAAAAGACCATTTTTCATCATGATATCTACCCGTAGATTTATTCTTTCGTAAATAATGTTTCGATCAGCTTCGAGTCCAATGAGAATGGGTGTGAAATTTCGATTGTTTTTCTTTTGATTTAGAAACGATGAATAGGGTTTTCCTGTTCCAATACAAACTTCTACGAAACGCATCATACGTTGAGGATTTTGTAAGGTTTGAGGGTTTTCTGCTGTTATCTGTTGAAAGTAATTTGGATCTAGTATTTCTAATTGCTGTTGTAGATATTCGATTCCTAAATTTTCATAATCTGAATTTACTTTTTCTCTTATGGATGGATCAATAGCTGGAAATTCGTCGAAACCTTTCAAAATAGCATCGACATACAATCCAGAACCTCCAACGAGAATTACATAATTATTAACTTGGAATAGCTCTTCGATTTTTGAAAGCGCTTCTTTTTCGAAATCGCCTACTGTATAATGGTCAAAAATAGATTTATTTTGAATGAAATGATGTGTTGCTGAAGCCAATTCTTCGGAATTAGGAACTGCAGTTCCAATAGTCATTTCTTTAAAAAATTGACGGCTATCACAGGAAATAATGTCGCAATTATATTGATTAGCCAATTTGATGCTCAAGGCTGTTTTTCCTATGGCTGTTGGTCCAACTATGGTGATTAAATGTTTCATTTAGCTTTATCAATGTCTTTGGTTTTTCTTCTTGATTTTATTTTCAAGCCCATATGTTAATGAAAAACCTAGAATATTATGGAGTTTTAATCTATAGTTGGATTAGTTCCTACTAATAGAGTCGTTTTGTTTGCTCAGAAGATTATATCTTTAAATTATTTTTTAAAAATTAATAATTTTTTGGACTCTATTTTTTCTTAGATAATCTTGAATGTAATTTCGAGTATTTCTATTGTTAGGCATCGGAATCAAAATATTTTTTAGAATTTCTGGAGTATTAATTTGATAATTTAAATCATAAAAAGCATATCCTTTGTAAATACCGTTTTCTATCAATATAGCACTGTGTTCGCCTGTTTTTCTGCCACGGTCAATGATAATTATGTTTTTATTATCAAAAAGATTTTTGTCAATAAAAATCTGAACTCTCGAATTGTACTCTTCGGAAGTTATTTTTTTTGAACAGGCACCGTCACATTGATTGTTTCCATTTTGTGAACAGGTAGTTTTTGAATCCGAAAGACCTGTTAGTTTTGGACACAATTGATAGCTTGTGGTAATGCGATTAAGCGCACCTTTTCCTTCTTGTTGACTGGAAAAAGCAGTTATTTCTTTTTTGCGGCCATCTGCTTTTTGAAGTTTTAAATTCAAGTATCCATCAGTATCTTTTTCAGCATATATAGCCCAATTCAGCGTTTTTTTGCGTGCCATTCTATTGTAAATGGGGCTGTTTTTCTTTATTTCTTCCGATTCTTTCAATAGGGCAATCAATTCACTGCCTGTTTCTTCAAAGGTTACTGTGAATACTTCAGATTGGATTTTTTTGGCACTACTGGTTATGCCGGTAAAATGTTGATTTACTCTTTTTTTTATGTTTTTGCTTTGACCTATATATATAATCGTTCCATCTTGCCGATGGATGTAATAAATTCCAGTTTTGGAAGGGAGGCTTTCGATTATATCCAATAATTTGGGTGAAACGCCTTTGATTACTTCAAACTTGATGAGTTCTTTTACAATGGTTTTTTCTAAATCTTTGTCCAATAGCATCTTGAAAAGCTTGACAGTTGCCATTGCATCGCCACTGGCTCTATGCCTGTCAGCCATTGGAATTCCCAAAGCTCTCACTAGTTTTCCTAGGCTATGAGAAGGTTGTTCGGGTAATAAACGTTGCGATAATTCGACAGTACAAAGAGTTTTTATATTAAAGTCATATCCTAAACGACGAAATTCTGTACGGAGTATTCTGTAATCGAAAGAAGCATTGTGAGCCACAAGTACGCAGTCGTTTGTCATTTCGATAATGCGTTTGGCTACTTCAAAAAACTTAGGGGCATTACGAAGCATTTCGTTGTTTATACCTGTAAGTTTTACGACAAATGGTTGGATTGGAATTTCAGGATTGATTAAACTGATAAATTGATCTACGATTTCATGCCCATCAAATTTATAGATAGCAATTTCCGTGATTCCTTCTTCGTTGAATTGTCCTCCTGT
The Flavobacterium sp. 5 DNA segment above includes these coding regions:
- a CDS encoding exonuclease domain-containing protein, coding for MYAILDIETTGGQFNEEGITEIAIYKFDGHEIVDQFISLINPEIPIQPFVVKLTGINNEMLRNAPKFFEVAKRIIEMTNDCVLVAHNASFDYRILRTEFRRLGYDFNIKTLCTVELSQRLLPEQPSHSLGKLVRALGIPMADRHRASGDAMATVKLFKMLLDKDLEKTIVKELIKFEVIKGVSPKLLDIIESLPSKTGIYYIHRQDGTIIYIGQSKNIKKRVNQHFTGITSSAKKIQSEVFTVTFEETGSELIALLKESEEIKKNSPIYNRMARKKTLNWAIYAEKDTDGYLNLKLQKADGRKKEITAFSSQQEGKGALNRITTSYQLCPKLTGLSDSKTTCSQNGNNQCDGACSKKITSEEYNSRVQIFIDKNLFDNKNIIIIDRGRKTGEHSAILIENGIYKGYAFYDLNYQINTPEILKNILIPMPNNRNTRNYIQDYLRKNRVQKIINF
- the miaA gene encoding tRNA (adenosine(37)-N6)-dimethylallyltransferase MiaA is translated as MKHLITIVGPTAIGKTALSIKLANQYNCDIISCDSRQFFKEMTIGTAVPNSEELASATHHFIQNKSIFDHYTVGDFEKEALSKIEELFQVNNYVILVGGSGLYVDAILKGFDEFPAIDPSIREKVNSDYENLGIEYLQQQLEILDPNYFQQITAENPQTLQNPQRMMRFVEVCIGTGKPYSSFLNQKKNNRNFTPILIGLEADRNIIYERINLRVDIMMKNGLLEEAQALYPQKDLNPLQTVGYRELFNYFDDEFTLPFAIEEIKKNTRRFSKRQLTWFKREENTKWFDYLTNKNEIIKYITELIHNS
- a CDS encoding acyl-[acyl-carrier-protein] thioesterase, with product MPIDKNFTSILSKDWEINFTQCTPTGYLKYTDLCNLLQLTAAAHSEVGGISFTDMQEFNQAWVLSRMRVEIIELPKWRDIVTVKTWINSLENSRSVRALEMHVNGKKIVGSETFWAVFNTKARRPEPLALPYKHFELYPEDKATEMGFSKINLPQEKEEIFERTVSLSDLDIVNHANNVKYLEWCLDLVDENKILSQQIKSFEMNFLKELSLKDKVIIHECVNETDVVFSITKEDKTCFALQVNWK